One Anaerobacillus alkaliphilus DNA window includes the following coding sequences:
- the metA gene encoding homoserine O-acetyltransferase MetA: MPIKVPDFLPAKEILLQENIFVMDESRAFSQDIRPLKIVILNLMPVKEVTETQLLRLLGNTPLQVEVIFIHPNTHESKNTKKQHLNAFYQTFDDIKENNYDGMIITGAPIEHLPFEQVTYWNELKQIMDWSVSNVTSTLHICWGAQAGLYHHYGVPKYVLDEKVFGVFPHIIFNRKVNLLRGFDDEYVVPQSRYTEVRREDIEKVQDIEILSESIESGVNIVASKNGKQIFITGHFEYDATTLKHEYQRDIDKGLAICCPLHYFNNNDPSTEPRLRWRAHANLIFSNWLNYYVYQETPYDLSNQK; the protein is encoded by the coding sequence ATGCCAATTAAAGTTCCGGATTTTTTACCTGCAAAAGAAATCTTGTTACAAGAAAATATATTCGTTATGGACGAGAGTAGAGCCTTTAGCCAGGATATACGTCCTTTAAAGATAGTCATATTAAATTTAATGCCAGTAAAAGAGGTAACAGAAACACAATTACTTCGGTTACTTGGAAATACTCCATTGCAAGTGGAGGTTATCTTTATTCATCCAAATACGCATGAGTCTAAAAATACGAAAAAGCAGCACCTAAATGCGTTTTACCAAACATTTGATGATATTAAGGAAAATAACTACGATGGCATGATCATAACCGGTGCCCCAATTGAACATCTTCCGTTTGAACAGGTTACTTATTGGAATGAATTAAAGCAAATTATGGATTGGTCTGTAAGTAATGTTACGTCTACTTTACATATATGCTGGGGTGCTCAAGCTGGATTATATCACCATTATGGAGTCCCAAAATATGTGTTAGATGAAAAAGTATTTGGAGTCTTCCCGCATATAATTTTTAATCGTAAAGTAAACCTGTTACGAGGATTTGATGATGAATATGTTGTGCCACAATCCCGTTATACAGAAGTCAGAAGAGAAGACATTGAAAAAGTTCAGGACATTGAGATTTTATCTGAATCCATTGAATCTGGTGTGAATATAGTTGCATCAAAAAACGGAAAACAAATCTTTATTACTGGGCATTTTGAATATGATGCTACAACCTTAAAACATGAATACCAAAGAGATATTGATAAAGGCTTAGCCATTTGCTGTCCGCTTCATTATTTTAATAATAATGATCCAAGCACTGAACCTCGGCTCCGCTGGCGCGCTCATGCAAATTTAATTTTCTCGAATTGGTTAAACTATTATGTATACCAAGAAACACCGTATGACTTATCTAATCAAAAGTAA
- a CDS encoding reverse transcriptase-like protein, whose amino-acid sequence MKIRLEIFYKPKNGTNQYEMRTEFLPIQEALFLSEDVEKTGRATTIEYYDETGSTWLKKHLKKYLDSLKEEPHNIVLYFDGGFNEEQRLSGVGVVLYYEQNEKYYRLRKNEMLEQLTTNNEAEFAALWTAINELEALGVKNQPVTIKGDSLVVINQAKGEWPCYEEEHTRWLDRIDQKINSLGLTVNYEAINRGENKEADQLASQALTETFIDATSEVKNYTKNA is encoded by the coding sequence ATGAAGATACGATTAGAGATTTTTTATAAGCCGAAAAATGGTACAAATCAATATGAGATGAGAACAGAATTTTTACCAATTCAAGAAGCACTTTTTTTAAGTGAGGATGTTGAAAAAACAGGGCGTGCAACTACTATAGAATACTATGATGAAACTGGCTCTACCTGGTTAAAAAAACATTTGAAGAAATACTTAGATAGCCTGAAGGAAGAGCCCCACAATATCGTACTTTATTTTGACGGTGGCTTCAACGAAGAACAGCGTTTAAGTGGCGTAGGTGTAGTTTTGTACTACGAACAAAATGAAAAGTACTACCGCTTAAGAAAGAATGAAATGCTTGAGCAACTTACAACAAATAACGAAGCTGAATTTGCGGCATTGTGGACAGCTATTAATGAACTAGAAGCACTAGGTGTAAAGAACCAACCTGTCACTATCAAAGGAGACTCATTAGTTGTCATCAATCAGGCAAAGGGCGAGTGGCCTTGCTATGAGGAAGAACATACTCGCTGGCTTGATCGAATTGACCAGAAAATAAATTCATTAGGCCTTACCGTTAACTATGAAGCGATTAATCGTGGTGAAAATAAAGAAGCAGACCAACTTGCTTCGCAAGCTTTGACAGAGACCTTTATTGACGCCACTTCTGAAGTAAAAAATTACACCAAGAACGCTTAG
- a CDS encoding PHP domain-containing protein: protein MKNADLHMHTTASDGGYSPRELVKKCHEVGLQYIAITDHDTVGGVRTAIQEGEKLGLTVIPGIEFSTKENGVSVHVLGFGIDIEDESLLSMLDEQQRMRKLRMEEMVGKFESLNIRVKEADILKEADGGSIGRPHVAKVLVKAGVVKDVAEAFQLYLGEGKPCYVKKQREMTPVEAMEWIKKSNGVAVVAHPVYYELDDKIEEWVATGLLHGVEVYHRDHDQATQLHYERLVQEIERKLNISLLRTGGSDFHHEDYGRVRQPLGETRIENDLAIQLLERINTPRT, encoded by the coding sequence ATGAAAAATGCTGATTTACATATGCATACAACTGCTTCGGATGGCGGCTACTCTCCCCGAGAATTGGTAAAAAAGTGTCACGAGGTAGGCCTACAGTACATTGCTATTACGGATCACGACACGGTAGGCGGAGTACGTACTGCGATTCAAGAAGGTGAAAAGCTTGGATTAACGGTTATTCCAGGGATCGAATTTTCAACGAAAGAAAATGGAGTCAGTGTTCATGTACTTGGCTTTGGTATTGACATCGAGGATGAGTCACTTTTATCCATGCTTGATGAGCAACAAAGAATGAGAAAATTACGAATGGAAGAAATGGTAGGTAAGTTCGAAAGCCTCAATATTCGTGTAAAAGAAGCTGATATCCTAAAAGAAGCTGATGGTGGCAGCATTGGAAGGCCACATGTGGCAAAAGTACTTGTAAAAGCAGGTGTAGTAAAGGATGTTGCAGAAGCCTTTCAGTTGTATTTAGGGGAAGGAAAACCATGCTATGTGAAAAAACAACGGGAAATGACGCCGGTAGAAGCTATGGAATGGATTAAAAAATCGAATGGTGTGGCTGTTGTTGCTCATCCTGTTTACTATGAACTAGATGATAAAATCGAAGAGTGGGTGGCAACTGGACTTCTCCATGGAGTCGAGGTATATCACCGCGACCATGATCAAGCTACGCAACTGCATTACGAAAGACTTGTCCAGGAGATTGAACGTAAATTAAACATATCGTTACTAAGAACAGGTGGCTCAGACTTCCATCATGAAGACTACGGAAGAGTTCGCCAACCATTAGGAGAAACTAGAATTGAGAATGATCTAGCAATCCAATTACTTGAACGTATTAATACACCAAGAACCTAA
- the nadE gene encoding ammonia-dependent NAD(+) synthetase produces MQNIIIEAMKVKPTIDVTDEISKRVQLLKEYLVKTNTKGYVLGISGGQDSTLAGKLCQMAVDELNEEQENDPYMFIAVRLPYGEQQDEQDAQDAIQFINPTKKVTVNIKAAVDASVQAFTIATGETLSNFMKGNTKARERMKVQYDVGAYYQCLVVGTDHSAEAITGFFTKHGDGACDIVPLFGLNKRQGKQLLQHVGCPEHLYLKAPTADLEDDKPGLPDEVALGFTYENIDDYLEGKQVPAEIQEKIEMKFKATEHKRQGAVSIYDTWWK; encoded by the coding sequence ATGCAAAACATAATCATTGAAGCAATGAAAGTAAAGCCTACGATTGATGTTACAGATGAAATTTCTAAACGTGTTCAGTTATTAAAGGAGTACCTAGTAAAAACCAATACGAAAGGCTATGTATTAGGTATTTCAGGTGGACAAGATTCAACATTGGCTGGAAAGCTTTGTCAAATGGCGGTAGATGAATTGAATGAGGAACAAGAAAACGATCCTTATATGTTTATAGCAGTTCGTCTCCCTTACGGTGAACAACAAGATGAACAAGATGCCCAGGACGCTATTCAATTTATTAACCCGACGAAGAAAGTGACAGTGAATATTAAAGCAGCTGTTGATGCATCTGTACAAGCTTTTACGATAGCAACTGGTGAAACATTAAGTAACTTCATGAAAGGTAATACAAAAGCGAGGGAACGAATGAAGGTGCAATATGATGTTGGTGCCTACTATCAGTGTCTTGTTGTCGGAACGGATCATTCAGCAGAAGCGATTACTGGCTTTTTTACGAAGCATGGAGATGGCGCTTGTGACATTGTTCCTTTATTTGGTTTAAATAAACGACAAGGGAAACAATTGCTTCAACACGTAGGCTGTCCTGAGCACTTGTATTTGAAAGCACCTACAGCAGATTTAGAGGACGATAAGCCAGGTTTACCGGATGAAGTTGCGCTAGGATTTACATACGAGAATATTGATGACTATTTAGAGGGCAAACAAGTTCCTGCTGAAATCCAAGAAAAGATTGAAATGAAATTCAAAGCTACTGAGCATAAGCGTCAAGGTGCAGTAAGTATTTACGATACGTGGTGGAAGTAA
- the tlp gene encoding small acid-soluble spore protein Tlp has protein sequence MAKPDNRYNNAERLEQMVNNTIENLEEAHKTLQNEDLSREDREAIEAKNARREHSIEGFKAEIDDEIAARENGEI, from the coding sequence ATGGCTAAACCAGATAATCGCTATAACAATGCAGAACGTTTAGAGCAAATGGTAAACAATACGATTGAAAATCTAGAAGAAGCTCATAAGACTTTACAAAACGAAGATCTAAGTAGAGAAGATCGTGAAGCAATTGAAGCAAAAAATGCTAGAAGAGAACATAGTATTGAAGGCTTTAAGGCAGAAATTGACGATGAAATTGCCGCAAGGGAAAATGGTGAAATCTAG
- a CDS encoding acyl-CoA thioesterase — protein MLITTEYIKVRYAETDQMGVVYHANYLVWCEIGRTSLIEDMGFNYANLEKEGILSPVVNLQFSYKYPARYGETVQVRTWVEDYNSIKVTYGYEILNEEGKLCVAGTSEHVCVTKDAFRPISIKRKFPSLHEAYEEVKKKSDA, from the coding sequence TTGTTAATTACTACTGAATATATTAAGGTTCGATATGCTGAAACAGACCAAATGGGTGTTGTCTACCATGCCAATTATCTAGTTTGGTGTGAAATCGGTCGGACAAGCTTAATTGAGGATATGGGGTTTAACTATGCAAATTTAGAAAAAGAGGGAATACTCTCGCCAGTTGTAAATTTACAGTTTTCATATAAGTATCCTGCGAGGTATGGTGAAACAGTACAAGTAAGAACATGGGTGGAGGATTATAACAGTATTAAGGTAACCTATGGCTACGAAATTTTAAATGAAGAAGGAAAGCTTTGTGTGGCCGGGACAAGCGAACATGTTTGTGTAACGAAGGATGCATTTCGTCCAATCTCCATTAAGCGAAAGTTTCCTAGCTTGCATGAGGCATATGAAGAAGTAAAGAAGAAAAGTGATGCATAA
- a CDS encoding AAA family ATPase: MNHTFTIEQIEQSIEKWSHNIEHVKEAQLLRYLQVVDKLEIHPAKGSKLRAKLYALIAYGRFVRVNELDQVTLSWLDKAMEVDSNDPVINDIFIKIYSMQVMTPLFPTQFPQIRETDHGNAKKKLASDYLQIANEFFERTTYFEGVIQSLVLAARRVYDDERIIRFEQLADILQQLKRELRTIVKSTEAYSDSVKGIYYSQAQLSEVKKSIAEIERLHQNWQKLIGQAEIKINEDQTALTELEKMVGLHEVKLRVEKLYHYLMYQKIRKEKGYQLKDELSLNMILTGNPGTGKTTLARLLAKIYFELGILPREEVIEVDRSHLVGGYVGQTEENTMNVIKQAVGGVLFIDEAYSLKRVDSSGNDYGQTAIDTLVSAMTNSEYVGQFAVILAGYPEEMRQFLWSNPGLRSRFPESNHIHLRDYSVNELIEIAEGIALDNDFSFSEDAIIELRKRIEEEQVDSTFGNARTVKNIVLDAIFQKGSVVGLQEPIQSEDFTILNKDDVKSHHLDEEEIEGTQQLEALVGLEEVKQEVKSLISFVKVQQLRREKKLPTVPLQLHSVFTGNPGTGKTTVAKIYAKILRELGLLKRGHLVVVGRGDLVAGFTGQTALKTKKKIREALGGVLFIDEAYSLVGNQGDFGKEAIDTLVEEMTKQNDNLVVILAGYPSEVDKLLLSNPGLESRFKKFFHFKDYSTEELVEMIKINAKEYGYTISNDVFTLLQSKVTEVQPVSNGRYAKDLVDLAIQQHSHRIMSDERELTTRELTELMIEDFEKLF; the protein is encoded by the coding sequence ATGAATCATACTTTTACTATAGAGCAAATCGAACAATCGATAGAAAAATGGAGTCATAATATTGAACATGTGAAGGAAGCTCAACTACTAAGGTATTTGCAGGTGGTTGATAAGCTAGAAATACATCCAGCAAAAGGAAGTAAATTAAGGGCAAAACTATATGCATTAATCGCATACGGGAGATTTGTAAGAGTAAACGAACTTGATCAAGTAACTTTGAGCTGGTTAGATAAGGCGATGGAAGTTGACTCTAATGATCCAGTCATTAATGATATTTTTATTAAAATATATTCAATGCAAGTAATGACACCGTTATTTCCTACTCAATTTCCACAAATACGTGAAACTGATCATGGAAATGCAAAGAAAAAGTTGGCTAGTGATTATCTTCAGATCGCTAATGAGTTTTTTGAAAGGACTACCTATTTCGAAGGTGTCATCCAATCGCTAGTTTTAGCAGCAAGGCGCGTATACGACGATGAGCGAATTATTCGATTTGAACAATTGGCTGATATTCTACAGCAGTTAAAGAGAGAATTAAGAACGATCGTTAAGTCAACGGAAGCTTATTCTGACTCCGTAAAAGGAATTTATTATTCACAAGCACAACTGTCGGAGGTTAAAAAGTCAATTGCAGAAATCGAACGTCTACACCAAAACTGGCAGAAGTTAATTGGACAAGCCGAAATAAAGATAAACGAGGATCAAACCGCATTAACTGAATTAGAAAAGATGGTTGGACTACATGAAGTAAAACTTCGAGTGGAGAAACTATATCATTACTTAATGTATCAGAAAATCCGTAAGGAAAAAGGCTATCAGTTAAAAGATGAACTAAGCTTGAACATGATCTTAACAGGAAATCCTGGTACAGGAAAAACAACATTAGCCAGGCTATTAGCAAAAATTTATTTTGAGTTAGGTATTTTACCACGTGAAGAGGTAATCGAAGTGGACCGTTCTCACTTAGTAGGTGGTTATGTAGGGCAAACAGAAGAAAACACCATGAATGTTATTAAACAAGCAGTCGGTGGAGTGTTATTTATTGATGAAGCATATAGTTTGAAAAGGGTAGATAGTAGTGGAAATGACTATGGTCAAACAGCGATTGATACGCTTGTATCAGCAATGACTAATAGCGAGTACGTAGGACAGTTTGCTGTCATTTTAGCTGGGTATCCAGAAGAAATGAGACAGTTTCTCTGGTCCAATCCTGGGCTTAGAAGTCGCTTTCCAGAAAGCAATCATATTCATTTACGAGATTACTCTGTCAATGAATTGATTGAGATAGCGGAAGGCATTGCCTTAGATAATGATTTTAGTTTTTCTGAGGATGCAATCATTGAGTTGAGGAAACGAATTGAAGAAGAACAGGTCGATTCTACGTTTGGAAATGCCAGGACGGTCAAAAACATTGTGCTTGATGCTATTTTTCAAAAGGGTTCAGTCGTTGGTCTGCAAGAACCTATTCAAAGCGAGGATTTCACAATTTTAAATAAAGATGATGTGAAAAGTCACCATCTAGATGAGGAAGAAATAGAGGGTACTCAACAACTAGAGGCGCTTGTTGGATTAGAGGAAGTGAAACAAGAGGTAAAATCATTAATTTCATTTGTAAAAGTTCAACAGCTTCGCCGTGAAAAGAAACTACCAACGGTACCTCTTCAACTACATTCTGTTTTTACTGGAAATCCAGGCACAGGAAAAACAACAGTAGCCAAAATCTATGCAAAAATTTTAAGAGAGCTTGGCTTATTAAAAAGGGGGCACCTTGTTGTTGTTGGAAGAGGAGATCTTGTCGCAGGTTTTACAGGTCAAACAGCACTGAAAACGAAGAAGAAGATTAGAGAAGCGTTAGGTGGTGTATTATTTATCGACGAAGCCTATTCACTTGTTGGAAATCAAGGGGATTTTGGAAAAGAAGCGATTGATACATTAGTAGAAGAAATGACGAAACAAAATGACAATCTAGTTGTGATCTTGGCCGGTTATCCAAGTGAAGTTGATAAACTCTTGCTTAGTAACCCTGGATTGGAGTCTCGTTTTAAAAAGTTTTTTCATTTTAAAGATTACTCTACCGAAGAATTAGTAGAGATGATTAAAATAAACGCCAAGGAATATGGATATACAATATCGAATGATGTCTTTACTCTTTTACAATCAAAAGTAACAGAAGTACAGCCAGTAAGTAACGGTCGATATGCAAAAGACCTTGTCGACTTAGCCATACAACAGCATTCGCATCGTATCATGAGCGATGAAAGAGAATTAACAACTAGAGAATTAACTGAGCTTATGATTGAGGACTTCGAAAAACTATTCTAA
- a CDS encoding DMT family transporter — protein MKTKKTWLIYLMLALATSTWGSAFIAGKVAIESFEPATVAFFRFLGAALLLFPLMWYLERDIPKPTKKDWFLFALLGLTGIALYNIFFFIASKHAPVIKSSLFIASNPVLIIILSAIFLKEKISRNQVIGLILALLGVAFIITNGHLEVFLTMGFEAIDAVLLGAVVCWALYSVIGRVVLKKYSSIVSTTYAVGFGTILLLPFALVETSFTDLADSTLSAWVAIGHMSVFVTVVSFIMYYYGIQQIGAAKASIFINFMPISAVVLASLILGEALTLPHIVGACFVLSGVTISTYKKLPKTKKEKIEKKLA, from the coding sequence ATGAAAACAAAGAAGACATGGCTCATTTATTTGATGTTAGCTTTAGCAACTAGTACGTGGGGTAGTGCCTTTATTGCGGGAAAGGTCGCTATTGAAAGCTTTGAACCTGCTACTGTTGCATTTTTTAGGTTTCTTGGTGCTGCATTGCTCCTGTTTCCATTAATGTGGTATTTAGAACGAGATATTCCTAAACCTACGAAAAAAGATTGGTTTTTATTTGCGTTGCTTGGATTAACTGGAATTGCACTTTATAATATCTTCTTTTTTATTGCTAGTAAACATGCACCAGTGATAAAGAGTTCGTTATTTATTGCCTCCAACCCAGTTCTCATCATTATTCTTTCAGCAATTTTTTTAAAAGAGAAAATCTCTCGTAATCAAGTGATAGGATTAATTCTGGCATTGCTAGGTGTAGCTTTTATTATAACCAACGGACACCTTGAAGTATTTCTAACTATGGGATTTGAAGCTATTGATGCTGTTTTACTTGGGGCAGTCGTTTGCTGGGCTTTATATAGCGTTATTGGAAGAGTAGTCTTAAAAAAATATAGCTCGATTGTTTCAACAACGTATGCTGTTGGATTTGGAACGATTCTTTTACTTCCTTTTGCCTTGGTAGAGACTTCCTTTACTGATCTTGCTGATAGTACCTTATCTGCTTGGGTAGCAATTGGTCACATGAGTGTGTTTGTAACGGTTGTTTCTTTTATCATGTATTATTATGGAATTCAGCAAATTGGGGCAGCAAAGGCCTCTATCTTTATTAACTTTATGCCGATTTCAGCTGTAGTCCTAGCAAGTCTTATTTTAGGTGAAGCATTAACACTTCCACACATAGTAGGAGCTTGTTTCGTTTTAAGTGGAGTTACAATCAGTACCTATAAGAAACTACCAAAGACAAAAAAGGAAAAAATAGAAAAAAAACTTGCCTAA
- a CDS encoding TVP38/TMEM64 family protein — translation MQKILLFLFYTSIAIAIYVYQVPLLLWFQQTKESSIFLTMFIGTLFALFPIIPFPIIGGIIGAMYGTFLGGFVTWVASTLASLIMFLFIRYVFQSWGLKIINRYEKLDMITRMFERNAFITILVSRLIPFIPSIIVNAYSAVSRVSFLSYAVASSLGKIPAMLLFAVLGHSLVSSNQEVVIVIGIYALIIVMTIYFYSKWKKSLN, via the coding sequence ATGCAAAAGATATTATTATTTTTATTTTATACGAGTATTGCCATCGCCATTTATGTTTATCAGGTACCCTTACTCCTTTGGTTTCAACAGACGAAAGAAAGCTCAATCTTCTTAACCATGTTTATCGGAACGTTATTTGCCTTATTCCCGATCATCCCCTTCCCGATTATTGGTGGGATTATCGGTGCGATGTACGGAACTTTTCTAGGTGGATTTGTTACTTGGGTTGCCTCCACTCTTGCGTCGCTGATCATGTTTCTTTTTATTCGTTACGTATTTCAAAGTTGGGGTCTGAAAATTATCAATCGCTATGAAAAACTCGATATGATTACTCGCATGTTTGAAAGAAATGCATTTATCACGATTTTAGTATCTAGATTAATTCCTTTTATTCCGTCAATTATCGTAAATGCATATAGTGCAGTTAGCCGAGTCTCCTTCCTTAGCTACGCAGTAGCCTCTAGTTTGGGGAAAATACCCGCGATGCTTCTTTTTGCAGTCTTAGGCCATTCACTTGTTTCCTCGAACCAGGAGGTTGTGATTGTTATTGGTATCTACGCACTGATCATTGTGATGACTATTTACTTTTATTCCAAATGGAAAAAATCTCTCAACTAA
- a CDS encoding VanZ family protein → MFQIHPQKKDQLTKRTKSRRQIKLKTLLLISFFVYLTLVIYVTLFAWNYGASLGPVGPGGRNYNFIPFRSIYRIAVYSPTIIDPLKILVGNVILFMPFGFLAPIALKKLRKSIFSTTVLAMFFSIAIESSQFLFTYRVSNIDDVILNTLGAFIGAILVKLCFWINSKIIYFQT, encoded by the coding sequence GTGTTCCAAATTCATCCACAAAAAAAAGACCAACTTACGAAGCGAACTAAATCACGGCGTCAAATCAAATTAAAAACGTTATTACTTATAAGTTTCTTTGTATATTTAACACTCGTTATTTATGTGACTTTATTTGCATGGAACTACGGAGCATCATTAGGCCCAGTTGGACCTGGAGGTAGAAATTACAATTTTATTCCATTCCGTAGTATTTATCGAATTGCTGTATATAGTCCGACGATTATAGACCCTTTAAAAATCTTAGTTGGTAATGTTATCTTGTTTATGCCGTTTGGCTTTTTAGCCCCTATAGCGTTAAAAAAGTTAAGGAAATCGATTTTTTCTACCACAGTATTAGCTATGTTTTTTTCGATAGCTATTGAAAGTAGTCAATTTCTATTCACCTATCGTGTCTCAAACATTGATGATGTCATCCTAAACACATTAGGGGCTTTTATAGGAGCAATTTTGGTTAAACTTTGTTTTTGGATTAATTCCAAAATTATCTACTTCCAAACCTAA
- a CDS encoding Ku protein: protein MHTMWKGSISFGLVHIPIKLFSATENKDIKLRMIHKECNSPIKYERTCPVCDKEVESSEIVKGYEYEPGKFVLLNEDDLEKIELEQNKSVEIIDFVKLEEIDPIYFNRSYFIGPNENGQKAYMLLKQAMEKSGKIGVAKITIRSKQHLAIVRVFKNALVLETMYFPDEVRNIDQVPGVPENIELSEKEMETAIQLIEQLTTPFEPEKYTDDYRTALMDLIQAKITGNEIETPTEKPQTNVVDLMEALQASIDQTKQPTKRKTTRKKKATG, encoded by the coding sequence ATGCACACTATGTGGAAAGGTTCTATCAGCTTTGGTTTAGTCCATATCCCGATCAAATTGTTTTCTGCTACGGAAAACAAAGACATTAAGCTTCGCATGATTCACAAAGAATGCAATAGCCCGATAAAGTACGAGCGTACCTGTCCTGTATGTGATAAAGAGGTTGAAAGTAGTGAGATCGTTAAAGGCTATGAATATGAACCAGGAAAGTTTGTATTACTCAATGAAGATGATTTAGAAAAAATTGAGCTAGAACAAAACAAAAGCGTTGAAATTATTGACTTTGTCAAATTAGAAGAAATTGATCCGATCTACTTTAACCGATCTTATTTTATTGGCCCCAATGAAAATGGCCAAAAAGCCTATATGCTTTTAAAACAAGCCATGGAGAAATCAGGAAAAATTGGAGTAGCAAAAATCACCATTCGTTCCAAACAACACCTGGCAATTGTCCGTGTATTCAAAAATGCTCTTGTTCTGGAAACCATGTATTTTCCGGATGAAGTTCGCAATATTGATCAAGTTCCAGGGGTACCTGAGAATATTGAACTAAGTGAGAAAGAAATGGAAACAGCTATTCAATTAATTGAACAATTAACAACACCATTTGAACCGGAAAAATATACTGATGATTATCGTACTGCACTGATGGATTTAATCCAGGCGAAAATCACTGGTAATGAAATTGAGACTCCAACAGAAAAACCGCAAACAAATGTTGTGGACCTAATGGAAGCGCTTCAGGCTAGTATTGACCAAACAAAACAACCGACAAAGCGTAAAACAACAAGGAAAAAGAAAGCGACTGGTTAA